Proteins from a single region of Bartonella sp. M0283:
- the trpA gene encoding tryptophan synthase subunit alpha: protein MTTRIKETFEKAKNNNRPALVTYMMAGDPDFDTSLEIMKALPKAGSDVIELGMPFSDPMADGPTIQAAGLRALKAGQTLNKTLKLVSEFRKTDQTTPIVLMGYYNPIYVHGVDQFLVDAKKTDIDGLIVVDLPPEMDNELCLPAVKAGINFIRLATPTTDDKRLPKVLENTSGFVYYVSMTGITGQALPDTNIVAKAVENIKKHTSLPIAVGFGIKTGEQAAKIGRAADGVVVGSAIVNAIASTLDENGHPKGDAAKAASDLVKQLSAGVLEARKG from the coding sequence ATGACAACACGTATCAAAGAAACATTTGAAAAAGCCAAGAATAACAATCGTCCGGCTCTTGTGACCTATATGATGGCAGGGGATCCGGATTTTGACACCTCACTTGAAATTATGAAAGCACTTCCGAAAGCCGGTAGCGATGTTATCGAGCTTGGAATGCCGTTTTCCGACCCGATGGCGGATGGTCCGACCATTCAGGCTGCAGGTCTGCGCGCGCTTAAAGCCGGACAGACGCTCAACAAGACGCTGAAACTCGTTAGTGAATTCCGCAAAACCGACCAGACCACGCCAATTGTGTTGATGGGATATTATAATCCGATCTATGTGCATGGGGTGGATCAATTTCTGGTCGATGCCAAAAAAACCGATATTGACGGTTTGATTGTTGTTGATTTGCCGCCGGAAATGGATAACGAACTTTGCTTGCCTGCCGTCAAAGCGGGTATCAATTTCATTCGTCTGGCAACGCCGACAACCGATGATAAGCGGCTGCCGAAAGTACTGGAAAACACCTCCGGTTTTGTCTATTATGTCTCGATGACGGGCATTACCGGCCAAGCCCTGCCCGACACCAATATTGTAGCCAAAGCGGTGGAAAATATTAAAAAACACACGTCTCTACCGATTGCTGTCGGTTTCGGTATCAAAACCGGAGAACAGGCAGCAAAAATTGGTCGCGCTGCTGATGGTGTTGTGGTCGGAAGTGCAATTGTCAACGCCATTGCTTCTACTCTTGATGAAAATGGCCACCCGAAGGGTGATGCGGCAAAAGCGGCAAGTGACCTTGTAAAGCAATTGAGTGCAGGTGTATTGGAAGCCAGGAAAGGCTGA
- the accD gene encoding acetyl-CoA carboxylase, carboxyltransferase subunit beta: MNWITNYVRPKINSMFGRREMPENLWVKDPASGEMVFHKDLEKNQYVVPNSGYHMRIPAKARLESFFDDGAYELLENPKVVIDPLKFRDEKRYIDRLKDYRSKLGVDDDIMNARGTIEGLPIIATVQDFAFMGGSLGMAAGEAIIKAFETAIQEKRPLVLFVASGGARMQEGTLSLMQMPRTTVAVEMMKDAKLPYIVVLTNPTTGGVTASYAMLGDVHIAEPGAMIGFAGPRVIEQTIREKLPEGFQSAEYLLKHGMVDMVVSRLELKSTIAKLLRLMMKLPAPEHHSGKHHGNKAA, from the coding sequence ATGAACTGGATTACCAATTATGTTCGTCCGAAGATCAACTCGATGTTTGGTCGTCGTGAGATGCCAGAAAATTTATGGGTCAAAGACCCTGCCAGCGGTGAAATGGTATTTCACAAAGATCTGGAAAAAAACCAATATGTCGTTCCAAACTCGGGCTATCACATGCGCATACCTGCAAAAGCCCGTCTGGAAAGCTTTTTTGACGATGGCGCCTATGAACTTCTGGAAAATCCGAAAGTTGTCATTGACCCGCTGAAATTCCGCGATGAAAAGCGCTATATCGACCGTTTGAAAGATTATCGTTCAAAACTCGGTGTTGACGACGATATTATGAATGCACGTGGCACCATTGAAGGTCTTCCTATCATAGCGACCGTACAGGATTTTGCCTTTATGGGTGGCTCGCTTGGCATGGCGGCAGGTGAAGCCATTATCAAGGCATTTGAAACAGCCATTCAGGAAAAACGGCCTTTGGTTCTGTTTGTGGCCTCTGGCGGTGCCCGTATGCAGGAAGGTACACTTTCTCTCATGCAAATGCCACGCACCACTGTTGCGGTCGAGATGATGAAGGATGCAAAGCTTCCTTATATCGTGGTTTTAACCAATCCGACGACTGGTGGTGTTACCGCGTCTTACGCCATGCTGGGTGATGTTCATATAGCAGAACCCGGTGCAATGATCGGTTTTGCCGGTCCCCGCGTAATTGAGCAAACCATTCGCGAAAAGCTGCCGGAAGGTTTCCAGAGCGCCGAATATCTCCTCAAACATGGTATGGTCGATATGGTGGTCTCACGGCTTGAGTTGAAATCGACCATTGCCAAGCTTTTGCGGCTGATGATGAAATTGCCGGCACCTGAACATCATTCTGGCAAACATCACGGTAATAAAGCTGCTTGA
- a CDS encoding folylpolyglutamate synthase/dihydrofolate synthase family protein, which yields MTENRVDTLINSLLKRYPKGFDLSLDRISRLLENLGNPHLKLPPIIHIAGTNGKGSAAATCRALLESAGYSVHLHTSPHLVHWNERYRLGGKGGGKFVDDDTLADAIERVTKANRNQPITVFELLTAVAFLLFSEHPADAVILEVGLGGRFDATNVIQKPAVSLIMPISLDHVALLGNTVEKIAFEKGGIIKEGVPLVIGKQESDGAVDVLTNIAQKRHAPFVIYGQDFQAYNDHGHMVFQNEEGLKELPLPSLRGDHQISNAASAIEAVLHAGFKLTDQDIAKAMENIVWPARMQRIKSGKLIDSLPKTMTVFLDGGHNPAGAKVIAQEIRHWKEKGVGPVTMVAGMINTKDSFHYFKELEGLVDKVYTVPVLSSDSGVAPEELAKVVRSAGLEAETTTSIEDAFQKISGLTPQRTILVAGSLYMSGDFLKKNGTPPE from the coding sequence ATGACCGAAAATCGGGTAGACACGCTTATCAATAGCCTTCTCAAGCGCTATCCGAAAGGGTTTGACCTTTCGCTCGATCGTATTTCGCGGCTTTTGGAAAATCTCGGCAATCCACATTTGAAATTGCCGCCAATTATCCATATTGCGGGCACCAATGGAAAAGGGTCAGCGGCAGCAACTTGCCGTGCGCTTCTCGAAAGTGCCGGATACAGTGTTCATCTCCATACATCTCCCCATCTTGTTCATTGGAACGAGCGCTACCGCTTGGGGGGAAAAGGTGGCGGCAAATTTGTTGATGATGACACTCTTGCCGATGCAATAGAACGGGTCACAAAAGCCAATCGGAACCAACCGATTACGGTTTTCGAATTGCTGACGGCTGTTGCCTTTCTGCTTTTTTCCGAACATCCGGCCGATGCTGTCATTCTTGAAGTGGGGCTGGGCGGGCGTTTCGACGCAACCAATGTCATTCAAAAGCCGGCTGTTTCTCTTATCATGCCGATATCGCTCGATCATGTTGCTTTGCTCGGCAATACGGTTGAAAAAATTGCTTTCGAAAAGGGGGGCATTATCAAAGAAGGTGTCCCGCTTGTTATCGGCAAGCAGGAAAGCGATGGTGCTGTCGACGTTTTGACAAACATTGCGCAAAAACGCCATGCTCCTTTCGTCATTTATGGTCAGGATTTTCAGGCCTATAATGACCATGGGCATATGGTTTTCCAAAACGAAGAGGGCCTTAAAGAACTTCCGCTCCCCTCTCTTCGCGGTGACCATCAAATCAGCAATGCAGCGAGCGCCATTGAAGCTGTACTCCACGCCGGTTTCAAATTGACCGATCAGGATATTGCCAAAGCTATGGAAAATATTGTCTGGCCCGCGCGAATGCAGCGCATCAAAAGCGGCAAACTCATTGATTCTTTACCGAAAACGATGACCGTTTTTCTCGATGGCGGGCATAATCCGGCAGGCGCGAAAGTCATTGCGCAAGAAATCAGGCATTGGAAAGAAAAAGGAGTGGGACCGGTGACGATGGTCGCCGGTATGATCAATACAAAAGATTCGTTCCACTATTTCAAAGAACTCGAAGGGCTTGTCGACAAAGTTTACACTGTACCGGTCTTATCAAGCGATAGCGGTGTAGCGCCTGAAGAACTGGCAAAAGTTGTCCGTTCAGCCGGTTTGGAAGCTGAAACCACGACATCTATTGAAGACGCTTTCCAGAAAATTTCCGGTCTCACACCTCAAAGAACCATTCTTGTTGCGGGTTCACTTTATATGTCCGGTGACTTTTTGAAGAAAAATGGGACACCACCGGAATAA
- a CDS encoding complex I NDUFA9 subunit family protein gives MTLSTELYQYPKLITVFGGSGFVGRHVVETLTKRGYRVRIAVRRPEVAYYMLQIGEVGQTQMLKTNVRNRESVARALIDADSAVFLPGLLYSQGKNNYKNVQVEGAKNVAELAASAGIPLIHMSALNADINSNLSYPKTKALGEQAVQKAHKGAIIMRPSVIFGQEDSFFNKLADMSRFTWMLPMFGGGETKLQPVYVGDIANFVVAAIEGHVPTGKIYELGGKEVITYRHAIEEMLKVIMRKKALVSVPFGIGSLIGGIFGLLGKIPMIPTVTTSEQIKMLKKDCIVSEEAKLEGRTLEGVGITPRAMEAVLPSYLWRFRPHGQFAKNTKNYRKDVKI, from the coding sequence ATGACGCTCAGTACCGAACTTTATCAATACCCGAAACTCATTACCGTTTTTGGTGGTTCCGGTTTTGTCGGTCGCCATGTGGTCGAAACATTGACAAAACGTGGCTATCGGGTTCGCATTGCTGTGCGTCGGCCTGAAGTTGCCTATTACATGTTGCAAATTGGTGAAGTTGGCCAAACCCAAATGTTGAAGACCAATGTGCGTAACCGTGAATCTGTTGCGCGTGCGCTGATTGATGCCGATTCAGCTGTTTTTCTGCCCGGCCTTCTTTATTCGCAAGGCAAAAACAATTACAAAAATGTGCAGGTTGAAGGTGCAAAAAATGTTGCCGAACTTGCAGCAAGTGCCGGTATTCCTCTCATTCATATGTCGGCCTTGAATGCCGATATCAATTCCAACCTATCCTATCCGAAAACCAAAGCACTTGGTGAACAGGCTGTTCAAAAAGCCCATAAAGGTGCCATCATCATGCGGCCCTCGGTCATTTTCGGTCAGGAAGATTCTTTCTTTAACAAACTCGCCGATATGTCGCGCTTTACGTGGATGTTGCCGATGTTCGGCGGTGGCGAGACAAAATTGCAACCGGTTTATGTCGGCGATATTGCCAATTTCGTTGTCGCGGCAATTGAAGGACATGTTCCTACAGGCAAAATTTATGAACTGGGCGGCAAAGAAGTTATAACCTATCGGCATGCTATTGAAGAAATGCTCAAAGTTATCATGCGGAAAAAAGCGCTGGTTTCCGTGCCCTTCGGAATTGGAAGCCTTATCGGCGGAATTTTTGGGCTCCTTGGAAAAATTCCGATGATTCCGACAGTGACAACCTCCGAGCAGATCAAAATGCTCAAAAAAGATTGCATTGTTTCTGAAGAAGCAAAGCTTGAAGGCCGGACACTGGAAGGCGTCGGCATTACTCCAAGAGCGATGGAGGCTGTTTTGCCTTCCTATTTGTGGCGCTTCCGTCCTCATGGTCAATTTGCCAAAAATACGAAGAATTACAGAAAAGATGTAAAGATCTGA
- the glpK gene encoding glycerol kinase GlpK, with the protein MAEKKYIVAFDQGTTSSRTLVLDHDANIVSVAQREFTQIYPHPGWVEHDAREIWATQSSTLTEALAKAGISSDEIAAIGITNQRETTVVWEKATGKPVYNAIVWQCRRTTDICARLKKEGLEDYIRENTGLVIDPYFSGTKIAWILENVEGARQKADNGELLFGTIDTWLIWNMTQGRVHVTEYTNASRTMLFNIHKLDWDETMLKALNIPRSMLPEVKASSEIYGQTNIGGRGGTRIPIAGAAGDQQAALFGHICVEEGQAKNTYGTGCFMLMNTGKKAVKSTHGLVTTLCCDAKGKPAYALEGSIFVAGAAIQWLRDELKFFTDSEDSEYFAEKVGTSNGVYVVPAFTGLGAPYWDPFARGAILGLTRGVNRNHITRATLESIAYQTKDVLTAMLADAQTDLKTLRVDGGAVANNFLMQFQSDILQKPVERPHILEVTAFGSAYLAGLAVGYWSSLDELRKVATIERVFKPSKDVAKQEKRYAGWRKAVERACSWDSVLE; encoded by the coding sequence ATGGCCGAAAAGAAATATATAGTCGCATTCGATCAAGGTACGACCAGTTCGCGCACTTTGGTGCTTGATCATGATGCCAACATCGTCAGTGTCGCTCAACGTGAATTTACCCAGATATATCCCCATCCCGGCTGGGTTGAACATGACGCACGCGAAATATGGGCAACACAAAGTTCAACTTTGACAGAAGCTCTGGCAAAAGCGGGCATTAGTTCAGATGAAATTGCGGCAATCGGAATTACCAATCAGCGGGAAACGACTGTTGTTTGGGAAAAAGCAACCGGCAAACCGGTTTATAATGCCATTGTCTGGCAGTGTCGGCGTACCACAGATATCTGTGCACGACTGAAAAAAGAAGGGCTCGAGGATTATATCCGGGAAAATACCGGTCTTGTCATCGATCCTTATTTTTCAGGAACAAAAATCGCCTGGATATTGGAAAATGTAGAAGGTGCAAGGCAGAAAGCCGATAATGGCGAACTGCTTTTTGGCACGATTGATACGTGGCTTATATGGAATATGACGCAAGGGCGCGTTCACGTTACCGAATATACCAATGCTTCGCGCACTATGCTTTTCAATATCCATAAACTGGACTGGGACGAAACAATGCTCAAAGCATTGAATATTCCCCGTTCCATGTTGCCGGAAGTCAAAGCATCATCCGAAATCTACGGTCAAACCAATATTGGCGGACGCGGTGGTACACGTATTCCGATTGCCGGAGCAGCCGGTGACCAGCAGGCAGCATTGTTCGGTCATATCTGTGTTGAAGAGGGGCAGGCCAAAAACACTTACGGTACCGGTTGTTTTATGCTGATGAATACCGGCAAAAAAGCGGTTAAATCAACCCATGGTCTGGTCACAACGCTTTGTTGTGATGCAAAAGGCAAACCTGCTTATGCTTTGGAAGGGTCGATCTTTGTGGCAGGTGCTGCCATCCAGTGGCTTCGTGATGAATTGAAGTTTTTCACTGATTCTGAAGATTCCGAATATTTTGCCGAAAAAGTTGGTACTTCGAATGGCGTTTATGTGGTGCCCGCATTTACCGGCCTTGGCGCGCCTTATTGGGACCCGTTTGCCCGTGGTGCCATTTTAGGCCTGACAAGGGGCGTCAACCGCAACCATATTACCCGCGCAACGCTGGAATCAATTGCCTATCAGACAAAAGATGTTCTTACCGCTATGTTGGCAGATGCACAGACAGATCTGAAGACATTGCGTGTTGATGGCGGCGCTGTTGCCAATAACTTTCTTATGCAGTTCCAATCCGATATTTTGCAAAAACCGGTCGAGCGCCCGCATATATTGGAAGTGACAGCATTCGGCTCGGCTTATCTTGCCGGTCTTGCAGTCGGCTATTGGTCGAGTTTGGATGAATTGCGGAAGGTTGCAACAATAGAACGTGTCTTCAAGCCTTCCAAAGATGTAGCAAAACAGGAAAAACGCTATGCCGGTTGGCGAAAGGCTGTCGAGCGAGCATGTTCATGGGATTCGGTTCTTGAATGA
- a CDS encoding MIP/aquaporin family protein, translating to MSDVNTLRDECVAEFAGTFLFLALGMGCVAGLKLAGAAYGQWEISIIWGLAVALAAYLTGGVSGAHLNPSVTFALAFFAKFPKQKILPYIISQFLGAFAAAAVVYGLYYNLFSAKTLDTAGVFTTFPNPHISLPQAFMTEFFITAVLVAVILGLSDDGNGLPRGALVAFLVGVLVAVIGGAFGPLTGFAMNAARDFGPRLFAYFAGWGNGVMTGNREIPYFLVPLIAPVIGGCVGAAFYTKLIGEPLARRQSR from the coding sequence ATGTCTGATGTGAATACTTTACGTGATGAATGCGTTGCGGAATTTGCCGGCACATTTTTATTTCTGGCCCTCGGAATGGGGTGCGTTGCAGGATTAAAATTGGCCGGCGCCGCTTACGGACAATGGGAAATCAGCATTATTTGGGGGTTGGCTGTCGCACTTGCAGCCTATCTGACAGGGGGTGTTTCGGGGGCTCACCTCAATCCTTCGGTCACTTTTGCACTGGCTTTCTTTGCAAAATTTCCAAAACAAAAAATATTGCCTTATATCATTTCGCAATTTTTGGGTGCGTTTGCCGCAGCCGCCGTTGTCTATGGACTTTACTATAATCTCTTCTCGGCAAAAACACTTGATACAGCCGGTGTTTTTACCACTTTTCCAAATCCACACATCTCTCTCCCGCAAGCCTTTATGACAGAATTTTTTATCACCGCTGTTCTGGTAGCCGTGATTTTAGGTTTGAGTGATGATGGCAATGGTTTGCCGCGTGGTGCGCTGGTTGCGTTTCTTGTCGGGGTTCTGGTTGCCGTCATTGGGGGGGCTTTCGGTCCGCTGACGGGATTTGCAATGAATGCCGCACGTGATTTTGGGCCTCGACTCTTTGCCTATTTCGCCGGTTGGGGCAATGGCGTTATGACAGGCAATAGGGAAATTCCGTATTTTCTCGTTCCGCTTATTGCGCCCGTCATCGGAGGATGCGTGGGAGCTGCCTTCTATACGAAACTGATCGGCGAGCCTCTTGCCCGCAGACAATCACGATAA
- the glpD gene encoding glycerol-3-phosphate dehydrogenase, with protein sequence MKKEKHYDLFVIGGGVNGCGVARDAVGRGYSVGLAEMNDLASGTSSASTKLIHGGLRYLEQYAFRLVREALMEREVIWHMAPHLVRPLRFILPYNKGLRPAWMLRLGLFIYDHLGSRHQELWRTKVLDLTKEYSESLKPGFVKGFEYSDARVDDARLVVANARHAARLGADIMVRTEVVSLKADGKKWKIGLKNKLNGEEWTVTADYLANMAGPWINHVLQDALGFKGHPPVRLVKGSHIVVPKLYQHDRAFIFQNKDGRIVFAIPYQEDFTLIGTTDCDYKGDPAKVHISDEEIDYICSAASEYFTKPVLRDSIVWAYSGVRPLYDDGASKAQEATRDYVLKEMRENDGAVMLNAFGGKITTFRKLSEDALVFIEKALGKRKPAWTAEVSLPGGDFPHDSLSVMEARVASILPDLDAKTHRRLARNYGTEALEIFDNGKKDKGQHFGHGLYEAEVQWMMREEWAKDVDDVLWRRSKLGLYFNDEEKEALRQYLEKHKSS encoded by the coding sequence ATGAAAAAAGAAAAACACTATGATCTTTTTGTTATAGGTGGTGGCGTCAACGGTTGTGGTGTCGCCCGCGATGCTGTTGGCCGTGGCTATTCCGTCGGTCTGGCGGAAATGAATGATCTTGCGTCAGGTACGTCCAGTGCCTCTACCAAGCTTATTCATGGTGGTTTGCGCTATCTCGAACAATATGCCTTCCGTCTGGTCAGAGAAGCATTGATGGAACGCGAGGTGATCTGGCATATGGCACCTCATCTTGTTCGTCCTTTGCGTTTTATATTGCCTTATAATAAGGGGTTGCGTCCCGCATGGATGCTGCGTTTGGGCTTATTCATTTATGATCATCTGGGAAGTCGTCATCAGGAGCTTTGGCGGACCAAGGTTCTTGATCTTACCAAAGAATATAGTGAATCTCTGAAACCGGGTTTCGTCAAAGGTTTCGAATATTCGGATGCCCGTGTTGACGATGCACGTCTGGTTGTTGCCAATGCCCGTCATGCGGCAAGGCTTGGTGCAGATATTATGGTGCGCACCGAAGTTGTCTCGCTTAAAGCCGATGGCAAGAAATGGAAAATCGGTCTTAAAAACAAATTGAATGGTGAAGAGTGGACAGTCACAGCCGATTATCTTGCAAATATGGCGGGCCCATGGATTAATCACGTTTTGCAGGATGCTTTGGGCTTTAAAGGCCACCCGCCGGTTCGTCTGGTTAAAGGGTCCCACATTGTTGTGCCAAAACTTTATCAACATGACCGCGCTTTTATTTTTCAGAACAAGGATGGACGGATTGTTTTCGCCATTCCTTATCAGGAAGATTTTACGCTGATTGGAACAACCGACTGCGATTATAAAGGTGATCCGGCGAAGGTTCATATTAGTGACGAAGAGATTGATTATATCTGTTCGGCTGCAAGCGAATATTTCACAAAACCGGTTTTACGCGACTCTATCGTCTGGGCTTATTCGGGTGTTCGCCCGCTTTATGACGATGGTGCTTCAAAAGCACAGGAAGCAACGCGCGACTATGTTTTGAAAGAAATGCGGGAAAATGATGGTGCTGTCATGCTGAATGCATTTGGCGGGAAAATCACCACGTTCCGTAAATTGTCGGAAGACGCTCTCGTCTTTATCGAAAAAGCTTTGGGAAAACGCAAACCTGCATGGACTGCCGAAGTCAGCCTGCCGGGTGGCGATTTTCCGCATGATTCGCTTTCAGTCATGGAAGCGAGAGTTGCCAGTATTTTGCCGGATCTTGATGCAAAAACCCATCGCCGTCTGGCAAGAAATTATGGCACCGAAGCCCTGGAAATTTTTGACAATGGCAAAAAAGACAAGGGGCAACATTTTGGCCACGGCCTTTATGAGGCCGAGGTTCAATGGATGATGCGTGAAGAATGGGCAAAGGATGTCGACGATGTCTTGTGGCGTCGCTCGAAACTTGGCCTCTATTTTAATGACGAAGAAAAAGAAGCTTTAAGACAATACCTTGAAAAACATAAAAGCAGTTAA